The region TAATTTGTACAATGAATCATTTGAGATGGAACTGTTTGCATGTAAAacacgaatattgaagaatTCAGATACCATCGGTTCGGATGATCGAGGCTCTACCGAATCGTGAATGAAACAAGTGAGGACCCAAATTGTATCGTGCTCGGTGtcactttaatcagaaaaatgttagaaattcGTTGATAAAGGTGTCACaacgaaatgattaaaagaaaagAAGTTGTAAAAGAATCTGCAAGTTCGTTTTAAGGGGGGTTCATTTTAAGAGCGTATCGAAGATGAACTATCGACGGCTTGCACGAAATTGTTTGTCGACGCGGTGCTTCTGATATTCTAGAAAATTTCACTGTTTATCTTGTAAACGGATCACGTAGGTATCGGACACGGGGTTACTTCTAGTCAAAGCGTCTATTCTCGTGCCGCGGAACCGGGAGCCGGGGGCAAAACATTCATTATTGCGAGGCGCTCCGGCATCGTCTCCATGGTGTCGTTGAGCCTAGACGGTAATAAAAATAGTTGGTCAATTTTACGTTAATTTTCCGGTATTAGAAATAACCGGAACACCGGGGGGAAAGGCGAGCGCGGCCGGCGCAAGCACGGAAAAATTGCGCAAATGCGCGGAATGTCGACCGAACGGGAAAAAGAAAGATCTGCGTAGGTAACTAGATCGTTCGCCGTCTATCGATAACCTTACGATTCTTCGCCGATCGAATCACGTTGACCTTAAAATCACGATGCACCTGTGAATCACGATTCGAAATCTTACCGTACATATACTGTACAGTATTTTCCCAATATTTTATTCACCGCGATGTATCTTGCTCATGCAATATTAAAAGAAAGTGGCAAACGAGTCTGGCTGGTTCTTCGAATATGTTACTTCGTGCAGCATGAATTTAAATGCGCATAAAGTTCATGATCACCTCGCCGGACACCTCTTGGGACCCATCCCAGCTTTTTCTTGATGAGACCACTCTGAGCTGTATAGCGAGGAaagttttcgaattttttttcgGAAATAATTACTGAATGAAAAATTCTAGTTTCTGGGGAATGGAAAAATGTAACTTGCGGCTTGgcgttttaatttttttctaagtTACAATTCCCTTAAAATGGCCAAGTTATAAGTCTGCTTGGAAACTTCGCTTCCTCGAGCATCAACTGCTGATCGCCATTATTGTAAAGGATTGAAACatctgaaatgaaaaattccgatTGTCACATCAACAGAAATGTGTCGTCTAAAATGTACCTTaaggatttaaaaaatttttaattgttgcAGAACAAGAACCTGTGtctattaaaagaaaatcaagtTTAAACGTTTATAGCAAGTGTCAGCCAGTCCGATAAACATACGgaaagattatttattattttaagtaaaaatattcCCATAGCCTGTGGACTTCATCACATTCAGTCCTATAGTTTCCATAATGCAGATAcgtaaagaattttaaaaaatgttctcaaaGAATGAAGCCATCAAAATCaacaataaattgtttaaagttatAATGCTATTATGCGGTATGTCGATGCAACAGTCTTCAAGAAGCGAATTCGTGGAAGTGGCCCAGGCCCATTTTTGAATCGGTTAGGTAACAGGCAGGATTTTATAGAACGCGGACGCATATGAAATCGATTGCTTAATTACGAGTTCGAACGTTCACTTCGGCAACGGTTTTTCCAATTCCCCTCTCGTAGAAATTTCGAACTGTCGAAATCAGGGTAGTTGCGTAACGCTTGTATGTATATATCGTATCGTAAACGGGCGTTTTGCAGCTAGTTTCGAACGTGTTACAATTGCACGCTTGCGAGCAATCGCTGAAATTGTTCGCGAACAACGCACACGATTCCCTCTCCATCTTGGACCGAATATCTAAATTTAATTATTCGCCTTGTAAACTTTCTACTACCGGGTAACTTTCACCGCTTATCAATATTAAGATGTTCCACTATTCTGCCGTGTATCGGAGCCTACATTCCTAATCGACGATGCATGATCGCTAGGAAGACTTCATTAGGGTCCGAACACGTTTGCAACATCTGTTGCTTGCGCTCTCGTGTGTACGGTGAAAAATTGTGAACCACTTTCTTTCTCCAAATAGTCTTCCGCGTGAGCACCGCCGGTTTGAAAAACAACAGTTTCTCCTGTTAGTATACTTCTAGGTAATCATCGCTATGTTTTAGAATAATCAGCAATCagttttaatatattcaagtaaaCACTGTTATCTCTTATCAAAGATCTTGATGCAGAAACCAGACAAGTTCACTTTTCAGTAAAATTGTACTTGTACATTGCTAGTTCTTTGGCGcaagaattaaacaattttcaaaatcagAATTTTTCTACTCCTTCTTTAAATTATATAACGACTCCGATGTTTTGAGTAGCAGTATGCGAATACGTTTATCATATGTTAGATCGTCCAAGGAAATATCGTATGATTCACCCACTATTTCCTGGTAGTCTTTTTTTTCCGAGCTAAGGAAAATCCAATGTACTATGAACCGGAGAATCATCAAAGTATTTTTACTTTAGGATTTACCATTAATTCTTACGTGGGTGACCGTGCACCTCGCTACCCATTTCTACATTTTCTTTAACACTTTCTACGCATTCCTGCGGAGCGTTCCTGTAGCCTATTACGTTGACTCACATtcttgaaatttcaatttacataaaaCAATTCACTAAACTTCTACAGTTAGATAAAGATACTTTGGTTACCTGTGCAAGGGATCAAAGTATAACGACCGGTACCATAAAAATCATtataatttttacaaggcaacacAGTTCAGCTACTTCGAGTGCTCAaactctaaataaattcaatcgtttaatttttacaaggcaaccgGGACCAGCTACTTCGAGTGCTCAAACTCTAAATAAATTGTATCGTTTAATTTTTCCAAGACAACAGGGACCAGCTGGTTCGAGTGTTCAAACTCTAAATAAATTCTATCGTttaatttttacaaggcaacacGGGCCAGCTACTTCGAGTGCTCAAACTCTAAATAAATTCTATCGTTTTTACAAGGCAACAGGGACCAGCTACTTCGAGTGCTCAAACTCTAAATAAATTCTATCGTTTTTACAAGGCAACAGGGACCAGCTACTTCGAGTGCTCAAACTCTAAGTAAATTGAATCGTTTAATTTTTCCAAGACAACAGGGACCAGCTGGTTCGAGTGCTCAAACTCTAAATAAATTGAATCGTTTAATTTTTCCAAGACAACAGGGATGAGCTAAACGGTGCAGTTTAGAAATCGGATTTCCGATTGTCAATGCAATGGCGCCCGTGGCAGTGTGTGTCAACGCTCGAACGAGGACGACCGTTTGAGGAACTGTTGCAGACTGCAGTGCGGACCTTCGATCCTGTTCGTCATCCGTTGACGGATACAAAGTGCACGACGAGGACGGCTCTTTTTTCTCTGCTATCCGTGTAAcgcaacgacgcgacgcggagtCGTGACGACGCTACTTTCACAGAAAGCCAcggcatcatcatcatcatcgtttCGCGTGTATACATTTGTCCGGGTTGAGTGGTACACCCCGTATTTTTAACCGTGTGAcgtcgacgagagagagagagagagagagagagagagagagagagagagagagagagagagagagagagagagttggtaATGGTGTGGACGGGTGAACGGTAGATCGTAGACGTGACTGTCTGGTTACGAATAGACTTATTTCCACGGTCGCTGTCATTGGGATCGTGGCCGAGTAGCGTGGCTGCAGCTGCCTTGGCACGAATCTCTGGTCGAGAAACTaatcacgaaaattcattgtccCCGCGCGGATTCGTTGTTTCCTTTTCAAAGACCGGACACGCGATACGCATGATCCGAGGATGATTCCCGGACACGTTTCCTTTCATATATGGGAAAAAATCCCTTACGGTCGAACAAAATCGGTAGTAGATTTTCTTCTAAAAAGCAATTTCTACCCTTTATATATAGTTTCCTTCAAGTCACAGCACGTTTATATTTCTTCTGTTCCTTGTTATTCTTCTTCTTGTATGTTGTACGTTACATTGGGGTCGTCAGCGACGGTGTTAGAGTAAGCTAcagtttattatatattttattataacattAAATTTTTCTATGACGTTCAGTAATATTGTAGTCATCAGTCTTCATGGTTCTTCTGCTACTTCTTCTTCCATGTTTTACGTGGCATTGACTTCCGAGGCCATTAGCGACGGTCTTAGAGTAGGTTACATTTGATTGGACATGTTCATCTCTTTAACCTTTGTGccaacattgaaaattttttatggcGTTCAGTAATATTGTAACCGTCAGGCTTCACGGTTTTTGGAGCACATTTGTATACCTCAAATGTACGTAAGAACATTCATGTTTAGTGCATACTGTTCTACATCTTCGTAATGACTTGACAGTACAGAACGCAGGAATAAATTAACAACAATTTTAGTATACCTCCAACCCAATTATACAGAAAATACAACCCCTTATTTCTGTTACTCGAGCTACATGTTTTAACTTTATGTAATCCCAAGATTAATAGTTTCGTTACCTCGTTCGCTGTCGCCATTTTATCATCGCGGACAGGACATCGTCAACGTCATATCACatcatttattttaaattgcaaaAGGTCAAGTGAAACAACATAAATATTACTTTCTCTTCGCAGAATGAACAGTAAATTAAAAGGTCCGTTAAAGTTTATTATCTCTTCGCTTCGTTCTATCTTTGTATTCTATTACACCGTGAAAGAATACAAACTGTTGAGTCAAACGAGAAATCTCCATGACAGTTCTTTAGTAACTGTTCAGTTCTGTCGCATATATAATTTGCGTACGATTCGCAAAAACTACGTTCACATAGGAATCGTGTAATTTGCATTTTAGGTCGTTTACTTGTTCGCGAAGTTGATCGCGAGCGATGCAATGAATGTGTGAACCAGACACCCGTCCAGAAACGAGAGTAGTAACCGTAAACCTATAGAACAGTCTGGTGCGGTCAATTAAGTTCTGTTCTCGGAATCCATGAGGTTCTAGCAAGGCGAAGGTGTGGACAAGACCTCTTTAACCTCGACATCGACCTCGAACCTTCGTTGAACTTTCCAAACGATTTAATTTCGAAAGTCTCCAGATCAATCGGTGGAGTTGGAGCGATCGAGGATATTTTTCTAGGCAAAGGTCGTTTTCGTTGGCTATCCCCCTCGGCCACGAAGCGTGTTCACTATTATCCCATTAGGAGAGTGATCATGACCTACGAAAAATTCAAGGTCCGCAGTATCCATTTCATTTGTCCTACGATCTTAACCGACCTTCATTGATACCTAATGGAACTGCTCGTTAAGGCAAAGATTTACAAGAAAATAAGTATTTTATCGAACCAATAAAACGCGTTTACAATTATACATACGtacggtaagggacccaattactgtgtctatattaattatacttattttgaacCACTTTATTAATGTCCTTTTTAAATATCGTTGACTCTTTAATCATATTTACTGTACGATTGCAACAAACGTTCAAATAATTTCCTCAACAATTATATTCACGATTCTGATCGAACATTTCCCATCAGCGGTAGAAGGAAATAAAcatcgaatttttaaattgctcGACGTATTTGCAATGCGTGCAGACCCTGCAATTTTTACGTATTGATTATTAAAACGTATACAATGCATGGAGAACGATACCCGTAACAAGCGCAGTATAATATTCGTATTGGAAACACACCGAGCCGATTCACAAAGAAATCGACAATTTCGGAGTAACGTGCATCTTCGAGGTGTACGTGCAAATGACTGCCGCGACCTTGCCCCGTGCTTTCAACAGTTGAACCATCTGCATAATTTGCGTCGATCAATATTGCAGTGAATAATTGCAAGGGAATTCGTGTTTTCGCGTGCATGCGGTTTATTAAACGACCGCGACATCTTAGACCTCAGCGGATCATTAAGAGGAGCCTTTGGTGCAGTACggtgtagggtaagggacccaattattatgggagtaccaattactgtgcctataataattatacttatttttgaagcatgatgaatattaaaagagagacattaaattttttccattaaaaccagttaatgttatatatctcttttttaaatattcattatgctttgaaaacaagtataatttatatgggcacagtaattgcgtCCTTTACCCTGCGCATCTAGAAAATTAAGAAATTGGAGAATGTTCGTGGAGTGGAAACCCGTCCAGCCTTGTGTCGACGAGTTTCCTGTCGGAAATGAAACGAGCCCGAGCAGATATTTGATTACTCGAGAGCATGTGGACAAAATGTGCCCCGCCCTGGACGTTTCGTGAGCTAAATTGACTTGGGCGCGTCCGCGTCGCTTCTTTCGGTTTTAAACAACCTCTCCGCCGAGATTACTCCAGACGAGATTGATTAATTTGGCGCGAGCAGGCTCGTTTCCACGCGTCGCTTTCCTGCGGCAATCACGATTGTTTCTACTACTGCACTACATAAAAATAAACGATGACCACCGCTAACGAGTGATTCATATGTTACAGTATCACCGTTTAGCATATTACCAAAAGCCACTTATTTAAAACAGTTATCATTCGTGAGTCATTAACGGAACCACGATAGTTCTTCCCCTCCTTTCACTTTCATTCCTAAAATCGCGAAATTAGGTTTAATAAACGGCCAAGGACTGCCACTATACAACACCTGTTAGGATCATAACTGGTGGACCGCCACCACTTCTTTATGTATTTATActctatataaaaatgtaggaGTTTTATCGGGTTTCTACTTTATTATTACACTCTCGGATCAATTCCAGTTTCCATGCATAAATTATACGAAAAATCATGACGtcgaaatatataaaaattcggtcattttgcaattttccaTTGAAGCTCAAATGGAATTTGGGAAACAATGCGAACGCATTTGTTTTCCAATTGTTTATTAATCCGTCCATGCCAAGAAACGAGTATTTATTTTTTGACAGCAAAAGAGCAAACAATTGAACAGGACTTATCGAGTTATCGCACGACAACTTGTCATTATTATTATGAAAATAAGATTTGGGAAATGTGAAACGCAATATGCTGATAAGATGTCAGTATAGTAATCTTGAGTTGGACACTGTTGATTACAACTGCTCAAAACAAACATAATAGTAAAACAGGATTGCTTAAAgagaatattgaataaatcttgGAGTCGTATTATCGGTAATAAGACACTTACAAGGGATTAATGTAATTTGAAATATTGGTTTCGCAAATAACACTCCAAATAACAGCACAATTTTTATCCTAAAATACACTCaatacaaatttctttttatcgtaTTACGATATTTTACAATGGGCGAGGGATGATAACAAGATCcactattaaaaataattatcgtTTATATCGCAAAATGTATTCTATACAGACAGTTTATATACAGGAAAATTATGTTTTATCGTTTATTTCCtttattctttcctctattcttCTGACCTTTCCCGCCTTTTCTACCATTTCTATTTCGCCTTCGTTCCATCAACTTGCGCGCCTTCAGGACTTGTTCTGGTCGTTTAAGTTCGTTCTTTGTTTTAATCTTCTCTTTAAGTTTCTGATTGTGACGAGCCCAATGTGTATTAGCAGTTGTGAGTACTGAAACGAACggagtattttttattttacacggcCGTATTAAATAGTTAAGCATcgtgaaattttttcaaatattattgTCGCTTACGTTTCTGCATTTGTGGAGACTCTTCCTCGCTATCGTCGTCGTTCGTGGCGTCTATTTTACTCTTCTCTTTCCAAGACGAATAACGATTCGATTTGTAACTCGCAGGAATCCAAACTCCCGACTCGGTTCGAATTTTTTTGATCTTCCGATCCTTAAAAGGAAACGAACAtgatcaaaattttttaatattttttaataaaatccgTCAAAAGTGTAGAATGCATACGTTATTAACGGTgaccattttcttcttcttcctgtcCCATTTCTTAATTTGTGCCTGAAGACGTTGCGATTCCTCATTGTCTGCAGTTAAGTCCATCTGAACTTTGTCCGCTTCCGTGTTGAAAGAGTTCACTGCCAATCTACAAAACGAGAAAATGTAATTTACGCGTCTTGAAAGAGAAAGAATTTTTCCTACCCGTCTTCGGTGTGTTTATCCGGAGCAGAATATGGGATAAAGAACTCATCGTCCTTTGTTGCagatcgttttttctttttagaagGTTTATATAAATCGTCAATATTTCTTTTCTTCGGTAACACGACAGTGTTAAATGCCGAGTTTATCTCCTCATTTGTGCTCGACGGAAGATTTATTTTCCTAGACCGATCTGTTTAAAGAAATCatttattaaattgaaaatttttatgaaacttaaaTGCTCACATTATTAAAGTTTCTACCTTCTAAATTCTTTTTAGCTTCTAATTCCTCCGCTTTTCTGTGAAAATTCATAATGCTTTCCTTATGAAACGATCGTTTTGTTTTCATTACTTGATAGTCAGTCGAGGATGCTTTTGCTCCAATTTCAAATATTGTCTGTTATAAATAGGAATTTACATTTAGTGACTAATAATTATGTGATTTCTATAAATTGTGTATACGTACTCCTTGTGGTCTATAACTTAAAATCTTTGATAATAAATTTCTAGTGTTAGAAGAAACgttggaatattctggtataacaCCTGCTTCACCAATGTGCAACTCCTTCACCCTTTTAATACTGTCGGAAGAAGCTGCTGGCCGAGATCTTATATATTGTTTATACGCGTTGTCACAAACTTTCTCCATGTTTTgctgtaaataaaaatatttgactctgttcaatcattttttcattttatttatgtttGAAACCTACGTACCAGATCCGTGGAACTGTTATGCCAGTTTATTAATTCGGCAAGTtcttcctctatcatatcttgtgGCATTTTACCTACAGCGCCCTCCGCATTCTCTATGGATCCAGATGTCGGAATAATTCTTAGGGAACGACCAAGGAAAAGATGTAAGTCTACTAGATAAGCATATTCATCTGGGCTTACAATGTTGTAAGCAGTTCCTGTTCGGCCAGCACGTGCACAACGGCCTGTTAGCAAAATCAATCGTATTTTATACAAATTGTGCAAACAACAGAATATTAAACATAATTCACTCCCTTACCTACTCTGTGTACAAACAGTTTCGATTTAGcaggaaaattgaaattgattacGTTGTTTAAATGTGGAATGTCTAAACCGCGAGCAGCGACATCTGTTACCACAAGAACTTTAACTTTGTTAGTTTCAAATTTGGCTGTATTTATTTTCCTAGCTGATGGATCCAAGTTTGAATAAATGAATGTATTGGAAATTCCTGATTTGTCTAATACCTGGTAATAAAATATGAACATTATAGATGCCCAAGGTACAAGCTGCGTGAAagtataataatttatgtataCCTGGTGAATGTATTCTACATGATGCTGTGTCGCAGCAAATA is a window of Halictus rubicundus isolate RS-2024b chromosome 4, iyHalRubi1_principal, whole genome shotgun sequence DNA encoding:
- the LOC143353369 gene encoding ATP-dependent RNA helicase DDX54, encoding MKDTDIVGFADPKEVSDNDEDEEITKIKKKACKKSGGFQSMALSYPVLKGILKRGYKIPTPIQRKTIPLALEGRDIVAMARTGSGKTACFLLPLFEKLKARQAKAGARALILSPTRELALQTLKFIKDLGKFTGLKASVILGGDSMENQFSAIHGNPDILVATPGRFLHICIEMDLQLNSIEYVVFDEADRLFEMGFGEQINEIANRLPEARQTVLFSATLPKILVDFAKAGLSDPVLVRLDVESKIPEQLTLSFIVCRPEEKLAVLLCLLKNVIKSDSQTVIFAATQHHVEYIHQVLDKSGISNTFIYSNLDPSARKINTAKFETNKVKVLVVTDVAARGLDIPHLNNVINFNFPAKSKLFVHRVGRCARAGRTGTAYNIVSPDEYAYLVDLHLFLGRSLRIIPTSGSIENAEGAVGKMPQDMIEEELAELINWHNSSTDLQNMEKVCDNAYKQYIRSRPAASSDSIKRVKELHIGEAGVIPEYSNVSSNTRNLLSKILSYRPQGTIFEIGAKASSTDYQVMKTKRSFHKESIMNFHRKAEELEAKKNLEDRSRKINLPSSTNEEINSAFNTVVLPKKRNIDDLYKPSKKKKRSATKDDEFFIPYSAPDKHTEDGLAVNSFNTEADKVQMDLTADNEESQRLQAQIKKWDRKKKKMVTVNNDRKIKKIRTESGVWIPASYKSNRYSSWKEKSKIDATNDDDSEEESPQMQKLLTTANTHWARHNQKLKEKIKTKNELKRPEQVLKARKLMERRRNRNGRKGGKGQKNRGKNKGNKR